Part of the Paenibacillus guangzhouensis genome is shown below.
TCTCTTCTTATCGAAGACGGTATACTCCATCTTATTATCCATCATCTTTACTTGTATTTTGATGCCTTACCCGATGATGCCAATCCATGTCACACTCATTGGTGGATTAATGATTGGAATTCCAGCGTTCTTCTTAGCGATGAGTTCGAACCATGCCCGTGTGCAGCCGGGATTCCTTCGAAGAGTCTTGCGATCGGCCATTCCCAATGCAGTCATCCTGACAAGCGTGACCCTTGCGATGTTCTTATATGCGCACAACAGCGGAGTGAGCACTGCGGAGGCCCGGACCCTTGCCGTTCTTGTCCTCGGGGGCGCCAGTGTCGTCGTGCTCACGCGAATCGCCAGACCGCTGAACGGCTACAAGATCCAATTGGTGATCGCTATGCTGATGTTGTTCACGGCAGCATTTGTAACCCCTTTGGGTAAAGAAATCTTCATGTTAACGACCGATACCTTATCCCATCTCATCCCTGCGTTCTCGTTGGTCTTCCTCACATGGCCGATGCTGTCACTGAGCAACCGCCTGGTGAGGCGAATCATATAGTTATTCGATACCAAGCTGAATACGGCGTGTCTGAGCAATCCCTTGCAGTCCTGTAGGGTCCTCTTGAACTTTATGATGAACGAACCGCTCTGCTGCTTCCGATGTCCGGAGCCGGAGCGGTTTTATTTCCATTCGAGTGAGCTCCAGCATCAGGTCAGCGATCGATTCAGGCGTTTGAGGCACAGCATTGCGTTTGGTGAAGCTATCGATATACGTCTGAACAATCGGCTTATATTCGTCATCCAGTACACCGCCTGTCTGAGCGACTTGATCCATTGCTGTCTGGACAAATTGCGTTGCAATGGCACCAGGCTCAATCAGAGTCACATCGATATTGAACAGAGGCTTGTAGTACGTGGCGAGACTTTCCAACAAACCTTCAACGGCAAATTTACTTGCGCAATAGATCTCGTTCAACGGTTGACCGACCAACCCGCCGACGCTGGAAGTCGCCACGATGTGTCCTGACTCCGCCTGGGTTAATAGAGGTAGTGCAGCACGAATCGTATGCATAACGCCATACACATTGGTGTCGAAGACGCTCTGTATTTGCTCGAATGAAGCTTGACCTAACGTTCGAATAAATCCAAAT
Proteins encoded:
- a CDS encoding SDR family oxidoreductase; protein product: MNKIICITGASSGVGLATALTFAKNGWSVYAGTRNLERDQALYAAEENLHFLEIDVVDPASIERAMRVISDEQGRIDLLFCNAGFGFIRTLGQASFEQIQSVFDTNVYGVMHTIRAALPLLTQAESGHIVATSSVGGLVGQPLNEIYCASKFAVEGLLESLATYYKPLFNIDVTLIEPGAIATQFVQTAMDQVAQTGGVLDDEYKPIVQTYIDSFTKRNAVPQTPESIADLMLELTRMEIKPLRLRTSEAAERFVHHKVQEDPTGLQGIAQTRRIQLGIE